The Vulpes vulpes isolate BD-2025 chromosome 1, VulVul3, whole genome shotgun sequence genome contains the following window.
TTTGTGTCAGCAGCTTTATGCTCAGGTATGTCCATTATCTCTACGTCTTCCAGCCACCCTCCAAAGTAGGTGTTCTGACTCCCAACTATGAGGACACAGGGGCTCAGAGGGGTCAAACCATTAGCTCTGGGTCATAGAACTGGTAAGTGGTGgaatcaggattcaaacctaAGGCTAGCCAACTCTAAGACCAAACTCTTGCCACTAGTCCACTCAACTTCCTTAAGAATAAAGAGGCACCCAGctggatttcttgtttctttgctcCACCCCTGGATGGGGCACTTTTTCCACTCCCACCCACATACCCAACTATTGATCGTTCCTCCTGCCTGGCTGAACCACTTGTGGTCAGCACCTGCCATTGATACAGCTCCCCTTGTCCACATCCTGCTTGCATCCTCCGCTGAAAATCAGCCCCAGGTCCTTCCTATTCTGCTGTAAACAGGTAGTGTGCCCAGACTAAGCTATGACAGGATACGCATGACTTCCTTATGCCTGTGTTTAGAGAAGAAAAGCTCATACAGTGATAAGTGTTTGGATCTGGCACTAACTGAATAGAGTCTGGTGCCTGAGGACATAAATCATAAATCACTCATTGTATCATAACATTTGTAATTAATACCTTCCTTcaacaaaagaaggaagacatTTGGGATCCTGGCAGGTTTTTATCTAAGATGTGCCTTATGCAGTaatgaaaagattttgtttggCGGGGGTAGGGGGGTAGGGGTGCATTTTTAAGCTTCTCAGTTTGTGCAAAAAGTCTGTGCGACTGTACTGCCAGCCAGCTTTGGAAAGTATGATTTTAAAACCAGACTGCCTCGATGAGTTTGTTGAAAAGGCAAGTCCTTgctgaaaaagtaaaattataccATTTGCGGTGCATTCATTCTGAAATGAATGGCATTCCTGACAAATTGTGGCTCTGTTTATCTACCCTTATTAGTTGTTTTGGTTTGGGGAATGTAATCCTACTGCTCACAGGTAGGAATTGGGCCTTTTCcccccaggccagggcagggcttCACATCTGGATTTGTGCTCACGCACCTGGAAGGGTGAGCAGCTACTTCCCTGTGTCCATTAGGTAAAGCTACAGTTTCCTTCTGTTAAATCAAACAGTGTCCCAAACCCTGAGCTTCTAAACTGCTGTAAGAGCTTCTGTAGCTGCAGAGTGCAAAGAGCAAAGGACACAGCCTCCCTGGAGAACATGGTCCCTTTTCACGAATGGCTGTGTCGAGACTGCCAACACCCCGTTTACGCGGGAAATCTTTCTCAATTCTGACAATATTCATACACAGAGCGAACAGTCGCCAGGAGTCATTTGAGGAAAACTCTACGCTGATTATATCACATGCAGCTTTGAAAAATATTAGTTCACTTGGTTCGGCTGGATTTTAATAAGCGAGTGCCACATGCACAGGTTCTCAGAAAccagtttgaaaataaataattgatagaaGGCAGCAATTTCTAATCACAGCTCTGCCATTAACTCTCAATTATGAGTTAGTGTCATGCATTATTCACAAAGTCAACCCCAAGAGGTGGTTCCCAAAGCACTTAAGTATTTACATCTGCTCCCCCCAGGGGACAGTTTCTTTTCGGAAGTGGAAAAGACACAATCCAATCAGCAATTTCACGGAGCCACCAACCTCCAAAATAGCTTTTCCGGAGATGGTGTGCAGGCTGCGTCATGTCCCAGTTTTCATTTAGTGTCACAACGTGCCCGCAGGATTGTGGCTCGGCTGTGCCTGGAAGGAGGACGGAGCGAGAGTCCTTGGAGCTCCTGCGGGGGAAAGAGCAGCCTGTCCTTTCTTACCTGGGACTGGGCTTGCAGGGACAGCTTCAGTTCTTCGCTGTCCGCAGCTGTCAGGCTGGTTTTGCCACAAGAGACTTTGTGCAGCTCATCCCAGCACTCCCGGGGCTTGTCCTTGCAGATCAGGCCCAGAAGTTTCGAGCTTTTGGTCCCGCTCATGGCACATTCATAAAAAGTCCCATTGAGCAGAGCCACGGAGAGCCACATCATCGGAGCCACCAGGGAACTCAGCGTGATCTGGCCCAGGACATGGAAAAAGCGGCAACTGTGGCCTTTGGGGAAGATTTTCCTGGGGTTCACACAGCAGCCTGTGAAGAGCCTCCACGACCTGCTGTTCAGGAAAAATCCCAGGATCAGCAACACCCAGGCAGGGGCGACCAGGAACACCAGCCCATAGGCCACGTTCTCCTTGCTGCAGGGACACTTAAAGGCCACAAGGGAAAAGAGCCGCTCACTGCCCACGGTCAGCAGAGCCATAAAGCTGTAGCCGATAACAGTCTTCTGGTtgaggaagaattttaaaatcccCTGAAAAGCATCCATGCTGAAGGAGCCAGCAAGGGGACGCCGCTCGGCCTTACTTATGGGCAGAGCAGCCGGGGCAGTGGCCGAGGGTGGAGCTCCTTCTTCACTACGAACAACAGTCCAGACTGTTCTCCAGACTGACTCCAGCCAGATAAGGAAACAATGTCATGCCCTAGGAATGAGTCTTTCCCAACCGTGTTCAGATAATGCCTCCTACTGGTGGGATTTCGCCGTGGAACCAGGGCCCAAACACTGAGGATCCGAGTTAAATTCAAAGTGCCCCGCTCCCATTTGACGTTATTTTCACGTGGCTTGGATTCTCAATCATATAAATAGCAGTCTAGGAATTTTCCAGCCAGAGGAATCAGCATGAGCAGAAATAGGTTTCAGCCAATTCATTGGGAGCCAAGTCTCCGATTGTGGAATTTCATGCAGGCTTTTCCTTTGCAGCCTAAGACGTTTCGCTATTTTGCCTTAAGATCTGAAAGATGCATTTTGGATCCCCTGGAGCTGACGAGTGTCAGAGATGTGAGCCAAATTTTAGGATTTGGGCTatttgaaatttatatggaaaagtttAGGGAGCATTTGAATTTTGAGTGACAGACAAAATGAGAATGGTCCTCACCGTTTCTTTCCCAGGCGATGAGAGCAACCTCTCGATTAGTATCTCTGCCTTTGCCCTCATGCCCACCCTTATCTTTGACCCTAATAATGACTAATACTTTAATTTCTTACCTTCTCGCAcagtatttattttggaaaacgattttttgagaaataatactTAACTCTGTTTCGCAAAGCATATTGTTTCCACGGAAAACTAGTCCCTTAAGATATTCCATAAAAACAAAAGGGTTTAAGACTTGTACAGGTCTTAGGGTCAGTGCATTCCAAAGCTGAGTATTCCAAAGTCTGAACCCAGACTTTCTGACTACAAACTCCACATGCTTAACCATTGTGTGGACCACCCGGAAGAGAATATTTGGGTCCTCTGCTAATGGATATTTCTTCCTGACCAAGTTCTAGTagagtttttttcctctttattaggTTGCCTTTAAGATGTACTTGGGGATTACACCCAGTGTGACCTGTAACAATTCAAGCAGAACTGAATTTTCCCTGATCCTAGACAAGAATCCGCTGGTGGAGTTTGTGGAAGAGCTCCCTGCCGGGCGATCCTCTCTGTGCTACTGCAATTTACTCTGTGGGATTATCAGAGGTGCCCTGGAAATGGTAAATCACATATTTCATTTTGCCAGGTATATTCGTTATCcagtgctgtgtaacaaattaccccccaATACAActgcttaaaacaacaaatatttattatctcacacagtTTCTAAGAATCAGAAATCTGGGAGTTTTGCTATGTAGGTTGTGGCTAAGAGCCTTTCAGAGCCTAATATCCATGCAGTCCAGCCGTTGGTCACAGCTGCAGTGGTGGAGACTTGACTGAGGCTAGAGAATCCACCTCCATGCTTACTCACATGGCCTCAGTGCATTGCTGACAGTGGGCTAGTGGCTCCATGAAATTCCTTGCCACATGGGCCCCTTGGTAGATCTAGTCACAGCAGGTGCTGCCAAGCCTGGTATACTGTGGGAGGGAACTACCCGAGGGTGTGAATAACAGGAGGCGGAGATCATTGTGATCTGTTTTGGAGACTGGCTTCCATACCTGACTATTCATCAACTTAACAAAGACAGTAATCAGCATCTGTTCAAAGGCACTGAGCATACAAGATGAGTAAGACATAGTTGCTGCCCTTTGAGAGTTTCTGTGCAGCAGAGAAGTCAGATGTGTAAAGAAGTGTCGATGATGGCTATGGGAGGAGCTGGGTTGGCGTGGGTGATGGGGCAGGGATGACTTCCTAGAGAAACTCTGGGCTAGCATGTGAAGGATAAATAAGAATTAGGGGAAGGAAGGCCTTAGGATGAGGGGAGCGGGGGAAAATCATATTCCAGGTAAAAGGAGTAGCATGTTCAAAGGCACGAAAAGAATGTTTCATGCAAGGAGCAAGGAACCTTCCTTTCAATAGTGTGGGAGGAAGTCAGCCTTTTTAAACTAGTAAGACTGTTATGGGCcttctgtttctataaatattcaAAAGACTTCTGGGTTTTAAATGTATTCCTATGAGGGTtcagtttagtttttctttgaatGTGATTGTAGGTgtgatataataaatatgtacatatattaaaaaaaaggaacaaggaaCTTGAGTTAGTTCAGTATAGGTGGCATGTAGATTGAGAGAGATAATGTCAGGAAAAAGGAGGTTTCATTTCTTTACAGAGGCCTAATTTTGAGAAAGTGGTGGGATCATTCGTATGACCCAAGTTGGGAATTTAGACTTTTGTAACGAAAGCCGCAAAGACCTATTAGAGGTTGATAAACAAGGGAATGAGATTTTGAGATTTGTGGTTTagaaatttcattcctttgtCATCAAAGCAGAAGTGTACAGTAGGGTAGGATGCTGGAGGGAAGAAGAGGGCAGTTGGGAAGCTGATGATGGTAACCTCAAGAAAAACCAGAATAAAGCCCTGACAATAGGAATGGATTTGAACAACATTAAGAAAGCAGAATAGTAATTAATTAGACTGAAGACTAGGATATCAGTTGACTGAAAGAGACAAGATTGGGAAGAAGAGTCAGGAATTATTCAGGGTTCTGAGCAACCTGTAAGGATGGTTGTACTATTGATTAAGAGAGTAAACCAAGGAGAGGTACAGTGGGGTTAGGAGACACAAAATGAGGAGTTCAGCTTGGGAGGTTCTAGGTTTGAGGTGTTTAACACACAGGCAAGTGATGATATCCAATAAGCAGCTATTACACATGTCTGGAAACCACAGAGAGATGTGGGCTGTCAAAAGCGTGTAGGGAGTgtgtagaggaagaaggaaaaggagtcaGAGGTGGAACCCTAGGAAATGATAACATGTAATGAGTAAGTTGAAGAGAGAATACAAAGGCTGCAAAGGGTACCAAGAAGGAGTAATCAAAGGTGAGAAAAATACAAGGACAGAATGGAGTCAGAAACAAAGGAGGagaatatttcaagaaaaggGACAGAGTCACAAGGACAGCAGAGAggtgaagcaaaacaaaacctgagAAATATTCAAAACACGCAGGGACCCAAAAGTCAGGAAGGACCTTAGTAAAAGCTGGTTTGGGAAAGTGAAGGAAGAAGAAGACCATCTGTCAAAGACTGTAGAGCCAAAGGCAGCTTAGAAAGAGGTAACAGTCCACAATGTCTCATTTTTCCAGAAGCTTAGTTATTAAGAGTGGTGGGACCAGAGAGTAGCCAAAGACTCGACATGTGTTGACCCACCCAATAATGAGACATTCATGTAATTTTTCAATTATTGCTGATAATTAGAGGAAGGACATAATAACAGGGAATCCAATAGAATACAACTATAGAAATCATGTTTTATTCACATAGATTTTGCATGTTTCTATCCtaccaatttttaaagattgcctTATAATCCAGAAAtcaagaaaggggaagggaaatattCCCTTATAAGCAAAGGGATGATCcataaaacaaaggcaaaaataggatAAAGAATTCTCCAGCTTTCATGGATAACAGTTGATTCTATGTGCTATATGACAAACATATCAGACCTCATGCGGCCTCCAATATCCAAATAGCTTCAACATAGCCTCCTTGTTCATTTTAATTGAACTTCTGTTAAATtttgacaaaaaacaaaattgtttttgatCTCATGGGGTGGGGGAAAATGATGGTAAATATAACTTCTGTATTTCAATTGCCTATTAAACTCAGGTTTTatcacttattattattacttgcTTTTACCAACCAAGTACTTTCGTTTAGTAATCTTACTTATCCCAATGACGTAAAATAGCTGAACAGACACTCTATTGAGGGTAGTAGGTCAGCAATATGCTGCTcttatttgaatgcattttaatgAATAGGGAAGTAAGCCCTGTGGGATTACGTCAATGTATGGGAAGTGAGAAATGCTTTACAGAGGGAAAGAAGGGCTGGATATCAAATATTCATGTCTGTAATTTCtatcattaattttatatttgtaatttatttagcTGATGCTTTTTCAAAGCTCTCAAAGCCATAAGTGATTCCTAAATGTTGTTAGGACAAATGATTATGTTATTTAGCTGATGACAGAATGATTGATTGCAAGTCAGTGGGAAAGAAATCGTTTAAGAATCCATTTATCCTCAGAAGTTCTGTCTGACAAGGCACATTGGATCAAGGCTATTTTTCAGTTGGGAATTTGTGTTCTTCTTGAGATGGACCCATAGTTCAGCTCTGCGCTGTGAGCAAGAGTGGGCTCATCTCTCTGCGCTTGCCCCCAGAGACAGCCAGGTTGGGCCCGGCCTGGGCCCCCCTTCTCTCTGTGGATTCACACCACAGAGCTGCCACTCGGCCAGACCATGTCTGGAGGACACATAGCAAAGGGCCCTTCATCTCCCAGAGCAAGCTCTTTTTTATCATTCCTGAAGGAAAGTCAGCCCCTTCTGGGGTAAGTAAAGCTGAAAGCAGAGACAAATTTAGagaggttgtttttgtttgtttgttttaaaaaattaaatgatgcaggcctggtttattttttattttttccctttcctaggTTCATTTGGCTGCTGATGTTACATTCTTGCAAGACACACTGAAAGGCGACCGTGTGACAGAAATAGGAATAACATTTCTGAAAAAGCTAGATGAGAAAAAATACAGACGGAAAAAGTGAAGAATTGCATGCAAAATGCCACAGGGTGGCCAGTTGAGGAGTaatattatctaaatatataGAGCCATTGAAATTTTGAATTGTTTAATAATAGCATGGGCTTTAAATGGTTTATATATCAGTCAGAAATTTGAAGTGCAGAGCACTAGGAttaaagctgtttttttcctttgcttataaaTTACACATTTTCAATCTTATTTCCATAATATTTCATATACAAATAAGATAGCATACATGAATTCCACATATCATATAGTCCATCCTAACAGAGTccactgatttcatttatttatgataatgaaaaacaaagcatACCAACTGCACAGTTggtatatttatccattcttattggaaaaatatatgaaatgatacAATATAGAGTTCACTATATGTAGACAATTTCTAGATACCATATATTGCATTCTCTATAGAAATAGTGCCATTTATAacacttttccatatttttgagTAACTATGGATATGATTTCTCTTATATATTGGCTCAGGTTATCACTTCAGCCTCCTAAAGCTGCTCTCCCTTGATTTATAACTACCAAGGCAAGCTGTTTATTTGTATGctaattctgaaatattttaaaatagtatttaattttaattcatgtaaattttagataatattgaccaaatgtcttccttttcttatgaAACATTGCTGATGGGCAGGCCAGGAAACCTCTAAAATGAgaggtaaataatattttttgaaaatactttcttaCCCCAAAGCTTATTCAGTTAGAATTTCTGCTATCATTTTTTATACCCTAAAAAACCTTACAAAGCATACTTTGTGAccagaacatatttaaaatttaaaatgtactggATTAAATAAACAATAATCTTTACCAGACCATCAGCATACGCAGGTAGCCTCTATGGCAGTCCAGAATCTACTGGACTCTGCAGAAAACTGAAATTCCAAGTACATTAGAATTAGTGTGAGTCCATCAGTTAAAACTAGCATAAAGGATATGATCGTGGTAGACCTCAACAAGGACTCAGGAGCCTGAAGACACAGTCCCAGGTCTGTTTCTAGTGGATTCAGCTGATCCTAACTAATGGCTCATCTCAGGCCAGGCACATAAAAGATTACGTGCTCTCTTTCATCTATACAATGACACCACTGAACGTGataaatatcttaaattatataaatggCTTTAAATGACATCAGGAACCACTGAAATTCCACATTTTTGGATTTTGAAGACATGAGGAAATTATTTGTTCCCTACCTACTCAAGCTGTCTCTTCAAAAGGACATTGAGGTTGGTATTAAGAACCAAATAGCATCACTGGGGCAGTTGCAGCAACCATGGAGGGAACTTCAAGCCAGTTCCACAGAAGACCAAGAGTAGAGTCTCGAAGAAGACTGCTACCTGACGTCAGAAGGGATATCACAATGCCATGTATTTTAAACTGATGCCTCCAGAAGAATGTTTGCCTGCCATTCATCCCAAAACTTCTTTTTGGGATATTTCCATcttctgttcctctttctcctttataGTACACTCACCCCTCCAGGAACCCAAAATACTCATGTCTAAGGGCCTTCCTCTTAAATCAGTACCCAACTAACCTTTTGTAAATGTTCCATGCTCTGGAATATTCTCTAACCTGACTATATCgtgctctcctttctttcctgacCCAGCCATCCAAACTGCCTTGGCACTGTCTTCATTGCCCACCCACCTGAGGACAGGTGAATCTGATGCTCTCAATGATGTGGAGTGTGAGAACTGGTGAGGGTTTCAGGATAAGGCTTGTTCTCCATCTTAGAGTGGGAGACACCAGTCTTTGGGACTGAATTTGTGGTATGAACAGTGACCTATTTAACTGAGAGAATAGTCCTCCCTTATCCACAgaggatatgttccaagacccccagtggatgcctgaagcCACAGATAGTACTaaaccctatatatactatgtttttcctatatatacatagctgcgataaaatttaatttataaattaggcacagtaagagatttataataataataacaaaataaaacaatgacaacatactataataaaagttatataaatgtgGGATTTCTTATTGTACTATACTCACCTTTCTGTGATGATGTgcgatgataaaatgcctatatGATGAGATAACATGAAGTGACTGATGGAGGCATTGCGATGGAGAGTTAGGTTACTATGGACCTTCTGACCAGAAGTCAGAAGGAGAATCATCTGCTTTCAGACCGTGGTTGACTGGAAAGCAAAACTACACGTGAGGAGAGACTACTGTATTCACTAGGTGCTCTATCCTGAGGAAAGTTAAGAATCTAAAAATACTGTTAGAAGTAGAGCcacatatataaattttctaataGCCACACTCAAAAAGTAagaaggagggatgcctgggtggttcagttggttgagcatccagctcttggttttggctcatgtcatgatctctcAAGGATCCCGTGGGATTGATCCTTggtccatgctcagcactgaACCTTCTgatgattctctttctctccctctaccctccccctactctctctctctcaaataaataaataaataaataaatccttttttaaaaaggccaaaaGTAGTAGGGAACACCAATTTTAATAATATGCTTTATTTAGACTATCCAAAATTTTATAAGTGGATTAATTATCcaaagtattattatttcaacatttagtcaatataaaaattattgagaccATTTACATCTTTTACATCACATCCTtgcttaaaatgtctttaaactgTAGTGTGTATTTCATACTTTTAGCACATCTCAATTCAATGGTAAATGTTCAAAGCTTCCAGTAGTTCTACCAAAACAATAAATCTGTGTTTGGTGTTGTTTAAtagcttcaatttttaaatttaaatgaactaaagttaaattaaaaattcatttcctcagtCACACATCatattttaagtgttcaataGCCACACGCAGCTAGTGGCTACTCTAATGTACAGCACAAATTCCCAAAGACCTATTGGGTCTCCTTGAGCTTGGACACAGAGTTAAGGGGGGAGGATTCAGGTTaatagagaaggagaaaggaaaaggtaaGGAAGACCATCAGAGATCAATGAAATGCTGAGCGGTGACccatgaaaacagaaaagtttCTATGTAAAGATTTCATACTTCAGAAAGGTTGCACACCGTCCTCTGGGTTCCAAGTATATTTTCACTCTCTTGGTGTGAAGCTGAGTCTTTCTAATAATGTCTTTGTGGAAGTTGCATAGTGTACATACAGAGTTAcaccacatttttatttcataaaatccTTCACTCTAAACCCTAAACCTTGAAtaatgcagagattttttttattgtcttgtcAAagccaaaagggaagaaaagttcCGGGCAGAGAGAGAGTTTATTGCTATTCAAACAACATCACCAGATTGCTACCTGAGCCATTTACAGGGGAGACCTACTGTGGTTGctattcaataaagttgcagggaATCAGAAATACTCCCCTCAACAGCTTACATACTTGCTTATTGTCTTCTCACATCCCTTAGGTTCATCCGTTAGTTACTAGAAGCCTGGATCTCTTTAGCATTTGGaatgggctattatgaataagtGGAAAGTTCCCTTTACTCTCTGTTTATAAAGGACTAAAGTAGAAATATGGAAAACCAGATGCATGAAGTGAGAAAACGACATTAAAGATCTTGTAACCAAAGAGGCCACTTTCATCAAGAACTACTAAATACTAACTAACGCAGTCAACATTGAAAGAGATAATATTATTCACTGTTAAGGGTCTGTTGGGTGGGACTGTAGACTCTGAGTGATTGCTATATTTCACAGCCTTGGAGGCTAATTAAATCCTCCTCATTAACACTGAAGTCCGTGATGAAGGTAACCTCTCAACCCCAGAAACTTAGTAGgacaaacattttcttctttaaaaagagagccAAGCTTTGTTTATTCTGTTGgttgcatgttaaaaaaaaattctgtccagTTGTACTTCTTCATTCTGATAAACCTTCCAGAACTTCAGCTGGACATGACCAGTGGTTGACCAACAGTGGCTATGGCAAATaagcagacagagggaaaggggataTGGAAGTATAATGTATCAGTCTGTAATTTGAGAAGGAGACACCCAGTTCTTACTTAATCAGCAACAGTCACCCTACAAACGAGAATAAGGCACAGCCACAGCAATCATTagccaaattttctttttcaagtgttTCACTAAGAAAGGAAGAGCTAAACAAAACATATCAGAAGTTGGAAATCCTTCACTAAAAacagataagaaataaatgtccTAGGATAATTCCTTGTTCTCCCTCAAACTCAAACTCTGTCTTTCCcagttaaatttttgtttttcttcttttggtttcttttgtctTCCGTTTTTTCTTCTTGGAGCTCTGTTACCACTACctacacttctttttctttttcccaaagattCTTCCTGCATCTCCTTTACTTCGTCCTTTATTGCCCCTTCCACTTCTTTTATCTTCATTAAGCTTCATGTAATGGATGTTTGTTGGCTGCCTATATTCTCC
Protein-coding sequences here:
- the CALHM5 gene encoding calcium homeostasis modulator protein 5, with amino-acid sequence MDAFQGILKFFLNQKTVIGYSFMALLTVGSERLFSLVAFKCPCSKENVAYGLVFLVAPAWVLLILGFFLNSRSWRLFTGCCVNPRKIFPKGHSCRFFHVLGQITLSSLVAPMMWLSVALLNGTFYECAMSGTKSSKLLGLICKDKPRECWDELHKVSCGKTSLTAADSEELKLSLQAQSQILGWCLICSASFFSLLATCYARCRSKVSYLQLSFWKTYAQKEKEQLENTFLEYANKLSERNLKCFFENKRPDVFPMPSFAAWEAASELHSFHQSRQHYSTLHRVVEDGLELSPEDDETTMVLVGTAHSV
- the TRAPPC3L gene encoding trafficking protein particle complex subunit 3-like protein; this translates as MSRPAHRRPEYHKINKDLFVLTYGALVAQLCKDYEKDEDVNKYLDKMGYGIGTRLVEDFLARSCVRRCHSYSEIIDIIAQVAFKMYLGITPSVTCNNSSRTEFSLILDKNPLVEFVEELPAGRSSLCYCNLLCGIIRGALEMVHLAADVTFLQDTLKGDRVTEIGITFLKKLDEKKYRRKK